In Blautia sp. SC05B48, a single genomic region encodes these proteins:
- a CDS encoding LCP family protein: MSKPRKKSKKILFILEIVVLLLFIGGLFVYGQISAKLDKIDIQETDLADQDIVTNDQAPQMTGYTTYALFGLDHRSKNEKLNTENSDTIIIASINNDTKAVKLVSVYRDTLLNVKDDTYSKANSAYALGGPTNAVSMLNTNLDLNITDYVAIDFDALVTVVDCLGGLDIPLSYAEIVHMNNYCVETSEETGKSYTPVELPDPKPEDEEAIVDTYHLNGVQATSYCRIRYTASLDMGRTERQRRVIQMIVDKAKKAGLSTIFDIMDQVFPMVKTSVSKTEILKMIPAMIGYSIDETTGFPNDYKFAQVKGSVIVPTTLESNVLKIHQFLYGDASYTPTQDVLNRSAQITNIAGGGDVQDTAPAVTDTPNDTTDDSYTWQGDTSTDYSSTDTSGDADYSADTDYDADYSGDDYSTDTDYSGDNSDTDTGDYDTDYSDYTDGEDYSENE, translated from the coding sequence ATGTCAAAACCTCGGAAAAAAAGCAAGAAGATTTTATTTATCCTGGAAATCGTTGTACTGCTCCTGTTTATCGGAGGTCTGTTCGTTTATGGTCAGATCTCAGCCAAACTGGATAAGATCGACATCCAGGAAACAGATCTTGCAGACCAGGATATTGTAACTAATGATCAGGCACCGCAGATGACGGGATATACCACCTATGCACTGTTCGGACTGGACCACAGAAGCAAGAACGAGAAGCTGAACACAGAGAACAGTGATACCATCATCATTGCGAGTATCAACAATGATACGAAGGCAGTCAAACTTGTGTCTGTCTATAGAGATACCCTTCTCAATGTAAAGGATGATACCTATTCCAAAGCCAATTCGGCATATGCACTTGGCGGACCGACCAATGCGGTTTCCATGCTGAATACCAATCTGGATCTGAATATCACCGATTATGTTGCTATTGATTTTGATGCACTGGTAACTGTGGTAGACTGCCTGGGAGGGCTGGACATCCCTCTTTCCTATGCGGAAATCGTTCATATGAACAATTACTGTGTGGAGACATCAGAGGAAACCGGAAAGAGCTACACACCGGTTGAACTGCCGGATCCGAAGCCGGAGGATGAGGAAGCGATCGTAGATACCTATCATCTTAATGGCGTGCAGGCTACCTCCTACTGCCGTATCCGTTATACTGCAAGTCTTGATATGGGGCGTACCGAGAGACAGAGACGAGTGATCCAGATGATCGTGGACAAGGCAAAAAAGGCAGGTCTTTCTACTATCTTTGATATTATGGATCAGGTTTTCCCGATGGTCAAAACTTCCGTTTCCAAGACAGAGATCCTGAAGATGATCCCGGCTATGATCGGTTACAGCATTGATGAGACTACAGGTTTCCCGAATGATTACAAATTTGCCCAGGTAAAGGGCAGTGTTATCGTACCTACCACACTGGAATCCAATGTTCTGAAGATACATCAGTTCCTGTATGGAGACGCCAGTTACACTCCGACGCAGGACGTGCTCAACAGAAGTGCCCAGATTACAAATATCGCAGGCGGAGGTGATGTGCAGGACACTGCACCTGCGGTGACAGATACACCAAATGACACAACGGATGATTCGTACACGTGGCAGGGAGATACATCCACAGATTACAGCAGTACGGACACAAGTGGCGATGCTGATTACAGCGCAGACACAGATTATGATGCCGATTACTCCGGAGACGATTACAGCACAGATACGGACTATTCCGGAGACAATTCCGATACGGATACCGGCGATTATGATACGGATTACAGCGATTATACCGACGGAGAAGATTATTCGGAGAATGAATAA
- a CDS encoding S1C family serine protease yields the protein MSEENKWGTGLPDDDENVSAEQKPLTHPYSEGRRMQESGQNSDADAGQSEGVSQEKTKYGHYEVHQPQAGNYAGGNIPPKKPRKKRDFSGSNSFGKKAATAVALAVIFGLVAGAVFQGVNIAADKYRGNDSSTTIGKTETVTGTEDSTGSSSADSTVKDIVAESGTVAGVAQATMSSIVAITSVSVQEIPSFFGYGTRQYQSAGSGSGIIVGENDSELLIATNNHVVSGATTLTVCFAGSDVVGAEEETQAMASSGSTGFGSDGDVDVDNAVSAKIKGTDEENDLAVVAVEKSDIPDETMEEIKIAQLGSSDDLVVGEQVVAIGNALGYGQSVTSGWVSALNRSISTEDGEASGLIQTDAAINPGNSGGALLNMNGEVIGINAAKYADSQVEGMGYAIPISKAEPILEELMNRETRDKIEDSSKVGYMGVKAADLTTEAIQMYNMPAGAFITEVTEGGAADNAGIKKGDIIVKLDGQKVSGKDDLVDKLQYYEAGENIEVVISRANSGEYKEQTIEVTLGSKPSSDE from the coding sequence ATGAGTGAAGAGAATAAATGGGGGACAGGCTTGCCGGATGATGATGAGAATGTTTCGGCAGAACAGAAACCGCTGACGCATCCTTATTCTGAGGGACGCAGGATGCAGGAGAGCGGACAGAACAGTGATGCGGATGCCGGACAGAGTGAAGGTGTTTCGCAGGAGAAAACGAAATACGGACATTATGAGGTGCATCAGCCTCAGGCCGGTAATTATGCCGGTGGAAATATACCGCCCAAAAAGCCGCGGAAAAAGAGGGATTTTTCAGGAAGCAACAGCTTTGGAAAGAAAGCAGCCACTGCGGTGGCACTGGCTGTGATCTTTGGGCTGGTGGCCGGAGCAGTTTTTCAGGGTGTGAACATTGCAGCAGATAAATACAGAGGGAATGACAGCAGTACAACGATCGGGAAAACAGAAACGGTTACCGGAACAGAGGACAGTACTGGCAGCAGCTCTGCAGATTCCACTGTGAAGGATATTGTGGCAGAGAGTGGTACAGTGGCTGGTGTAGCTCAGGCGACCATGTCTTCTATCGTTGCCATTACATCCGTCAGTGTACAGGAGATCCCAAGCTTTTTCGGATATGGAACGAGGCAGTATCAGAGTGCAGGAAGTGGCTCCGGTATTATTGTAGGAGAAAATGACAGCGAGCTTCTCATTGCGACTAACAACCATGTAGTTTCCGGAGCGACTACACTTACTGTGTGCTTTGCAGGCAGCGATGTAGTAGGAGCGGAAGAAGAAACCCAGGCCATGGCAAGCAGTGGCAGCACCGGATTCGGTTCCGATGGAGATGTGGACGTGGATAACGCAGTTTCTGCCAAGATCAAAGGCACCGATGAAGAGAATGACCTGGCAGTAGTGGCAGTGGAGAAATCCGATATTCCGGATGAGACCATGGAGGAGATCAAGATCGCGCAGCTGGGAAGCTCGGACGATCTTGTAGTCGGTGAGCAGGTGGTTGCCATTGGCAATGCACTTGGCTATGGCCAGTCAGTTACCTCCGGATGGGTAAGTGCCCTTAACAGAAGCATCAGTACAGAGGACGGAGAAGCCAGCGGACTGATCCAGACTGATGCAGCCATCAATCCTGGAAACAGTGGCGGTGCACTTCTGAACATGAACGGTGAAGTGATCGGTATCAATGCGGCCAAGTATGCAGACAGTCAGGTGGAGGGCATGGGATATGCTATTCCGATCTCCAAGGCAGAGCCAATCCTGGAAGAACTGATGAACCGTGAAACCAGGGATAAGATAGAAGATTCTTCGAAGGTAGGATATATGGGAGTCAAGGCTGCCGATCTTACAACAGAAGCCATCCAGATGTATAATATGCCGGCAGGTGCTTTTATTACTGAGGTAACGGAAGGCGGCGCAGCAGATAATGCCGGGATCAAAAAAGGCGATATCATTGTGAAGCTGGATGGACAGAAGGTAAGCGGCAAGGATGACCTTGTTGATAAGCTGCAGTATTATGAGGCAGGAGAAAACATCGAAGTGGTGATCTCCAGGGCGAACAGTGGAGAGTACAAGGAACAGACGATTGAAGTGACTCTCGGAAGCAAACCATCTTCTGATGAATAA
- a CDS encoding signal peptidase II: MLWNLLTAGIFGTDYYIKKKINTSEKKNQKCLGGRLIVRNCHNHGMMLGILKNIDKELLRNLASMVLGGAIWEYIRTSGEKGTRISKLGLSMILGGGLNNYTERRRKGYVTDYVSLNVENPKLKKVVFNVSDLFIFAGALLWGGREIFSEKEK, translated from the coding sequence ATGTTGTGGAATTTACTGACGGCGGGAATCTTTGGTACAGACTATTATATAAAGAAGAAAATCAACACATCGGAGAAGAAAAATCAAAAGTGTCTGGGAGGCAGGCTGATCGTAAGAAACTGCCATAATCACGGGATGATGCTTGGGATATTAAAAAACATAGATAAAGAACTTCTGAGAAATCTTGCATCTATGGTGCTGGGCGGTGCAATCTGGGAGTACATACGTACTTCCGGAGAAAAAGGCACACGCATATCCAAGCTTGGGCTTTCAATGATCCTGGGCGGCGGTCTGAATAATTATACGGAACGGCGCAGAAAGGGATACGTCACGGATTATGTGAGCCTGAATGTGGAAAACCCGAAGCTTAAGAAGGTCGTATTTAATGTTTCGGATCTTTTCATATTTGCAGGTGCGCTTCTCTGGGGCGGGAGAGAGATCTTTTCTGAAAAAGAAAAATAG
- a CDS encoding undecaprenyl-phosphate glucose phosphotransferase — protein sequence MIKDNQKNFSRLHMLIDVFVIAASYALAWLIRFQGIFEHSAVQSKTVQEYMFMLIFIIPGYLLLYQAFDLYTPMRMQGRRLVLAGIVKANALGLLIIMFALYNFKELDYSRLTLVSFCVINIVLEWFVRMVIFYILRDMRKKGMNQKQVLLVGYSRAAEEYVDRILQNPQWGYVIRGILDDNVPAGTTYKGVKVIGRIANLMIILPSSRLDEIAITLGLSEYYRLEEIVALCEKSGVHTKFIPDYNNIIPTKPYTEDILGLPVINIRYVPLSNTFNALIKRSMDIAGAIVAIIVSSPVMLVLCMLIKLTSPGPLIYKQERVGLHNQTFRMYKFRSMEIQKESEEKKAWTVKNDPRVTGIGKFMRHTSLDELPQLFNILKGEMSLVGPRPERPFFVEKFREEIPRYMVKHQVRPGLTGWAQVNGYRGDTSIRKRIECDLYYIENWSVGFDIKIMFLTIFKGFINKNAY from the coding sequence TTGATTAAAGATAACCAGAAAAATTTCAGTCGTCTCCATATGCTGATCGATGTATTTGTGATCGCGGCCTCCTATGCCCTGGCCTGGCTGATCCGTTTTCAGGGAATTTTTGAGCATTCGGCGGTCCAGTCCAAGACCGTCCAGGAATATATGTTTATGCTGATATTCATTATTCCGGGATATTTACTTCTTTATCAGGCCTTTGATCTTTATACACCGATGCGAATGCAGGGGCGTCGTCTCGTACTTGCCGGAATTGTGAAGGCAAATGCGTTAGGGCTCCTTATCATCATGTTTGCACTTTACAATTTTAAAGAGTTGGACTATTCCCGTCTTACTCTGGTTTCTTTCTGTGTGATCAATATCGTCCTGGAATGGTTTGTGCGTATGGTCATATTTTACATTCTCCGGGATATGCGCAAAAAAGGAATGAACCAGAAACAGGTGCTGCTGGTAGGATACAGCCGTGCTGCCGAGGAATATGTAGACAGGATCCTGCAGAATCCGCAATGGGGATACGTGATCAGGGGCATACTGGATGACAATGTGCCGGCAGGCACTACTTATAAAGGCGTTAAGGTGATCGGTCGAATCGCCAATCTGATGATCATCCTTCCATCCAGTCGTCTGGATGAGATAGCCATTACCCTGGGCTTAAGTGAGTATTATCGTCTGGAAGAGATCGTTGCACTCTGTGAAAAATCCGGCGTGCACACAAAATTTATTCCGGACTATAATAATATTATTCCGACCAAACCATATACAGAAGATATTCTCGGGCTTCCGGTGATCAATATCCGGTATGTGCCCCTGAGCAACACGTTTAATGCACTGATCAAGAGATCTATGGATATTGCAGGCGCGATCGTTGCGATCATTGTGTCCTCCCCGGTGATGCTGGTGCTGTGTATGCTGATCAAGCTGACCTCGCCGGGACCGCTGATCTATAAGCAGGAACGTGTCGGGCTTCACAATCAGACTTTCCGGATGTATAAATTCCGTTCCATGGAGATCCAGAAAGAATCAGAAGAAAAAAAGGCGTGGACAGTAAAGAATGATCCAAGAGTTACCGGAATCGGTAAATTTATGCGTCATACCAGTCTGGATGAGCTTCCACAGCTTTTTAACATTCTGAAGGGTGAGATGAGTCTTGTGGGACCAAGACCGGAGCGGCCGTTTTTTGTAGAAAAGTTTAGGGAGGAGATACCACGTTATATGGTCAAGCATCAGGTGCGGCCGGGTCTTACCGGGTGGGCGCAGGTAAATGGCTATCGTGGAGATACTTCTATCAGAAAAAGGATAGAGTGTGATCTGTATTATATCGAAAACTGGTCTGTGGGATTTGATATAAAGATCATGTTTCTTACCATATTCAAAGGATTTATTAATAAGAACGCATACTAA
- a CDS encoding glycosyltransferase family 2 protein produces the protein MSKDDSTGKIQWDRLIKKLSPYTVQKGLRYLKHYGLKEFWIRLHERFEPEEVPYGPWYEAYRPDEETLEKQRKRKFPDGPLISIVVPAYLTPERFLRQMLDSLLAQTYENWELCLANGSPEDPDMQTVLKSYAEMDRRIRYQDLKENLGIAENTNAAFAMAKGDFIALLDHDDLLAPNALYEIAAALEEHPEADVIYTDEDKVTTDLSEHFQPHLKPDFNPDLLRSNNYICHFLVVRRSVVQTVGGFRREFDGAQDYDFIFRCVEQAREVVHVPEILYHWRTHKSSTADNPASKMYAFEAGRRAIEGNLKRTGTPGTVEHTPDFGFYRVKYPVQGEPLVSVIIPNREEKETLQACVESIFEKTAYKNYEIIIVENNSSSEEIFRYYRKLSEDPRVHLIRWKKGFNYSAINNFGVRHAKGDYLLFLNNDVKVIDPDWMSEMLSVCQRKETGAVGVKLIYPDNTIQHAGCVVGMGGIAGNMFVNMPAERTGYLHKASLLQDMSCVTAACMMMKKEVFLEAGGFTEELAVAFNDVDLCLKVRSHGHLIVYDPYVKLYHYESKSRGTEDSEEKVRRFQTEIEYMRCHWLDILKKGDPYYNKNLSLTKWNYSLKPLPGMGKKKG, from the coding sequence ATGAGTAAAGATGATTCTACAGGAAAGATCCAATGGGACAGACTTATAAAGAAGCTTTCCCCCTATACAGTACAGAAGGGCTTAAGATACCTGAAGCATTATGGCCTGAAAGAGTTCTGGATCCGGCTTCATGAGCGTTTTGAACCGGAAGAGGTTCCCTACGGACCATGGTATGAGGCATACAGACCTGACGAGGAAACACTGGAGAAGCAGCGGAAACGCAAATTTCCGGATGGGCCGCTGATCAGCATTGTGGTACCTGCATATCTGACACCGGAGCGTTTTTTAAGACAGATGCTAGACTCTCTCCTTGCACAGACATATGAGAACTGGGAGTTGTGTCTGGCAAACGGAAGCCCGGAGGATCCGGACATGCAGACTGTGCTGAAATCCTATGCAGAGATGGACAGGAGGATCCGCTATCAGGACCTGAAAGAAAATCTTGGCATTGCAGAAAATACAAACGCGGCTTTTGCCATGGCAAAGGGTGATTTTATCGCACTTCTGGATCATGATGATCTGCTGGCCCCCAATGCATTGTATGAGATCGCGGCGGCGTTGGAGGAGCATCCGGAGGCGGATGTGATCTATACAGATGAGGATAAGGTCACGACAGATCTTTCTGAACATTTTCAGCCCCATCTGAAACCGGACTTTAACCCGGATCTTTTAAGATCCAATAATTATATCTGCCATTTTCTGGTGGTAAGACGTTCAGTAGTGCAGACGGTGGGCGGATTCCGTCGGGAATTTGACGGCGCCCAGGATTATGATTTCATTTTCCGCTGTGTGGAGCAGGCAAGGGAAGTGGTCCATGTACCGGAGATCCTTTATCACTGGAGGACACACAAATCCTCCACAGCAGATAATCCGGCAAGCAAGATGTATGCTTTTGAAGCCGGCAGACGTGCCATTGAGGGGAATCTCAAACGGACCGGAACTCCGGGAACCGTGGAGCATACTCCGGATTTTGGATTTTACCGTGTGAAGTATCCGGTGCAGGGAGAACCTCTGGTTTCTGTTATCATTCCGAACCGTGAGGAGAAAGAAACGCTTCAGGCTTGCGTGGAATCCATTTTTGAAAAAACTGCCTACAAAAATTACGAGATCATCATTGTGGAGAATAACAGTAGCTCCGAGGAGATCTTCCGGTATTACAGAAAGCTTTCGGAGGATCCCAGGGTTCATCTGATCCGCTGGAAAAAAGGCTTCAACTATTCTGCCATCAACAATTTCGGGGTGCGCCATGCCAAGGGAGATTACCTGCTTTTTCTGAATAATGACGTTAAGGTCATCGATCCGGACTGGATGTCAGAGATGCTGAGCGTGTGCCAGCGTAAGGAAACAGGTGCAGTCGGCGTCAAGCTGATCTATCCGGACAACACCATTCAGCATGCAGGCTGCGTGGTGGGAATGGGCGGAATTGCCGGGAATATGTTTGTGAATATGCCGGCGGAGCGTACCGGATATCTCCATAAGGCCTCTCTTTTGCAGGATATGAGCTGTGTGACTGCAGCATGTATGATGATGAAGAAGGAAGTTTTTCTGGAGGCAGGAGGCTTTACGGAAGAGCTTGCAGTTGCGTTTAATGATGTGGATCTCTGCCTGAAGGTGCGAAGCCACGGTCATCTTATCGTCTATGATCCGTATGTGAAGCTCTATCATTACGAATCCAAGTCAAGAGGCACTGAGGACAGCGAGGAAAAGGTCCGTCGTTTCCAGACGGAGATCGAGTACATGCGCTGTCACTGGCTGGATATCCTGAAAAAAGGAGATCCATACTATAACAAAAATCTTTCTTTAACCAAATGGAATTATTCCCTGAAGCCCCTTCCGGGAATGGGAAAGAAGAAGGGATAA
- a CDS encoding glycosyltransferase family 2 protein: MKTLKTDVIIPAYHPGEEFEKLLERLSAQTYPINKILVMNTEKKFWKEIWEQKYPLVEVRHLTKEEFDHGGTRRQAAELSDAEILVFMTQDAMPADRELIGALVGALAENPQAGAAYARQLPKKDCRFLEKYTRSFNYPEQSCLKTEKDVQTHGIKTYFCSNVCAAYDHRIYDEIGGFPEHAIFNEDMIYAGWMVKKGYGVAYVSEARVYHSHNYSCMQQFHRNFDLGVSQAEHPEVFEGVPSEGEGIRLVKKSMAYLLKTGHVWLIPGLFLQSTSKYAGYFLGKRYKKLPEKMIRSCTMNPEYWKKNK, encoded by the coding sequence ATGAAAACATTAAAAACAGACGTGATCATCCCGGCATATCATCCGGGAGAAGAATTTGAAAAACTGCTGGAAAGACTCAGCGCACAGACATATCCTATCAACAAGATCCTTGTCATGAATACGGAAAAGAAATTCTGGAAAGAGATCTGGGAACAGAAATATCCGCTTGTGGAAGTCCGGCATCTTACAAAAGAAGAATTTGACCATGGTGGTACCAGAAGGCAGGCGGCGGAGCTTTCGGATGCGGAGATCCTTGTATTTATGACACAGGATGCAATGCCGGCAGACAGGGAACTGATCGGAGCACTGGTAGGAGCCCTTGCAGAGAATCCACAGGCAGGAGCCGCTTACGCTCGCCAGCTTCCAAAAAAGGACTGCAGATTTCTGGAAAAATATACCCGTTCCTTTAATTATCCGGAACAGTCCTGCCTGAAAACGGAAAAAGATGTACAGACCCACGGAATTAAAACATATTTCTGCTCCAACGTCTGTGCTGCTTATGATCACAGGATCTATGATGAGATTGGTGGATTTCCGGAGCATGCTATTTTTAATGAAGATATGATCTATGCAGGCTGGATGGTAAAAAAAGGCTATGGAGTTGCCTATGTATCAGAGGCACGGGTGTATCATTCTCACAATTACAGCTGTATGCAGCAGTTCCACAGGAATTTTGATCTGGGAGTTTCCCAGGCGGAGCATCCGGAGGTTTTTGAAGGAGTGCCTTCCGAAGGTGAGGGCATCCGACTGGTAAAAAAAAGTATGGCATATCTTCTGAAAACAGGCCACGTATGGCTGATTCCCGGACTGTTTTTGCAGAGTACTTCCAAATACGCCGGATATTTTCTCGGAAAACGATACAAAAAGCTCCCTGAAAAAATGATCCGATCCTGCACCATGAATCCGGAATATTGGAAAAAGAACAAATAA
- a CDS encoding glycosyltransferase family 2 protein — protein sequence MQEVSVVIPNFNGMAYLDGVLSSLERQTIRNFEVILVDNGSTDGSCAFVSAEYPWVHMIQLPENYGFSRAVNEGIRAARSPYVLLLNNDTEAEPDFLEEMVAALRRHKKAFSCQAKMIQLHDRDKMDDAGNYYCALGWAFARGKGKDISHYDREQKIFSTCAGAAIYRKKFIDRIGDFDEEHFAYLEDLDIGYRARICGYQNWYAPKAKVYHVGSGTSGSRYNQFKIRYSSRNNIYLIYKNMPFLQIVLNLPFFLVGFGAKILFFASKGFGREYLAGIKNGFQISRKNKKVRFSMRNLPRYIQLQFELWINIFRRFAG from the coding sequence ATGCAGGAAGTATCAGTAGTCATACCAAACTTTAACGGAATGGCATATCTGGATGGTGTTCTTTCCAGTCTTGAAAGACAGACCATCCGTAATTTTGAGGTTATACTGGTGGATAATGGTTCCACTGATGGCAGCTGTGCATTTGTTTCAGCGGAATATCCATGGGTACACATGATACAGCTTCCGGAAAATTACGGCTTCAGCAGAGCCGTCAATGAAGGAATCCGTGCGGCACGTTCCCCATATGTGCTGCTTCTGAACAATGATACGGAAGCGGAACCGGATTTCCTGGAGGAGATGGTTGCTGCCCTGCGCAGACATAAGAAGGCATTTTCCTGTCAGGCAAAGATGATCCAGCTTCATGACAGGGACAAGATGGATGATGCCGGAAATTATTACTGTGCCCTTGGCTGGGCTTTTGCCAGGGGAAAAGGCAAGGACATCAGCCATTATGACCGAGAGCAGAAGATTTTTTCCACCTGTGCGGGAGCTGCGATCTACCGGAAGAAATTTATTGACAGGATCGGAGATTTTGATGAGGAGCATTTTGCTTATCTGGAGGATCTGGACATCGGTTATCGTGCCAGGATCTGCGGTTACCAGAACTGGTATGCTCCCAAAGCGAAGGTTTATCATGTAGGAAGCGGCACCAGCGGTTCCAGATATAATCAGTTCAAGATCCGGTATTCTTCCAGAAACAATATTTATCTTATCTATAAGAATATGCCGTTTCTCCAGATCGTGCTGAACCTTCCGTTCTTTCTGGTGGGATTCGGTGCGAAGATCCTGTTTTTTGCGTCCAAGGGATTCGGACGTGAGTACCTTGCAGGCATCAAAAACGGCTTTCAGATCAGTCGCAAAAACAAAAAAGTCAGATTTTCCATGAGGAATCTTCCGCGTTATATACAGCTCCAGTTTGAACTCTGGATTAACATTTTTAGGCGTTTTGCCGGTTAA
- the clpX gene encoding ATP-dependent Clp protease ATP-binding subunit ClpX encodes MADQFDNNKDNDQEQKYEKFCFLCRRPESQAGKMIDLPNHIHICADCMQKSFDTMNTQMNNGNYSDLFNMPNVSMIDLSSFQNPGNQAKKIKKKSETPKPVIDLKDIPAPHKIKATLDEYVIGQEYAKKVMSVGVYNHYKRVATDTMDDIEIEKSNMLMIGPTGCGKTYLVKMLARLLQVPLAIADATSLTEAGYIGDDIESVVSKLLAAADNDVEKAEHGIIFIDEIDKIAKKKNTNQRDVSGEAVQQGLLKLLEGSEVEVPVGATSKNAMVPMVTVNTRNILFICGGAFPDLENIIKERLNKQASIGFYADLKDKYDDDPHVLEKVTVDDLRAFGMIPEFIGRLPIIFTLNGLTEDMLVKILKEPKNAILKQYKKLLALDEVKLEFEDGALHAIARKALERHTGARALRAILEEYMLDIMYEIPKDDNIGEVVITEGYIQGNGGPKILMRGQEIPALEG; translated from the coding sequence ATGGCAGATCAGTTTGATAATAATAAAGACAATGACCAGGAGCAGAAATACGAGAAATTCTGTTTTTTATGCCGCAGACCGGAGAGTCAGGCAGGGAAGATGATCGACCTTCCCAATCATATACATATCTGTGCGGATTGCATGCAGAAAAGCTTTGATACTATGAATACCCAGATGAATAATGGAAATTATTCCGATCTTTTTAACATGCCGAATGTGAGCATGATCGATCTCAGTAGTTTCCAGAATCCCGGAAACCAGGCGAAGAAGATCAAGAAAAAATCAGAGACTCCGAAGCCGGTGATCGATCTCAAAGATATTCCTGCACCACATAAGATCAAGGCAACCCTGGATGAATATGTGATCGGACAGGAATATGCCAAGAAGGTAATGTCTGTAGGTGTATATAACCATTATAAGAGGGTTGCTACAGATACCATGGACGATATTGAGATCGAGAAATCCAACATGCTGATGATCGGACCTACAGGCTGCGGTAAGACTTATCTGGTAAAGATGCTTGCCAGACTTCTTCAGGTACCGCTTGCCATTGCAGATGCCACATCTCTTACAGAGGCCGGTTATATCGGTGATGATATCGAGAGCGTAGTATCCAAGCTGCTTGCAGCTGCGGATAATGATGTGGAGAAGGCAGAACACGGGATCATTTTCATCGATGAGATCGATAAGATCGCAAAGAAGAAGAATACCAACCAGAGAGATGTCAGCGGAGAGGCTGTCCAGCAGGGACTTCTGAAACTTCTGGAGGGAAGTGAAGTGGAAGTTCCGGTAGGTGCTACCAGCAAGAATGCCATGGTACCTATGGTGACCGTAAATACAAGGAACATTCTGTTTATCTGTGGCGGTGCGTTCCCGGATCTTGAGAATATCATCAAAGAAAGACTGAATAAACAGGCATCTATTGGATTTTATGCAGATCTGAAGGACAAATATGATGATGATCCGCATGTGCTGGAGAAAGTAACTGTAGATGATCTCCGCGCATTTGGAATGATTCCGGAATTTATCGGTCGTCTTCCGATCATCTTTACCCTGAACGGGCTGACGGAAGATATGCTTGTGAAGATCCTCAAGGAGCCGAAGAACGCCATTCTGAAACAGTACAAGAAGCTTCTGGCACTGGATGAAGTAAAACTGGAGTTTGAGGACGGCGCCTTACATGCCATTGCCCGTAAGGCATTGGAACGCCATACAGGAGCCAGAGCTCTCCGGGCTATCCTGGAGGAGTATATGCTGGATATCATGTATGAGATCCCCAAGGACGACAATATCGGTGAGGTTGTGATCACAGAGGGATACATTCAGGGCAACGGAGGTCCGAAGATCCTTATGCGTGGCCAGGAGATCCCGGCACTGGAAGGATAA
- a CDS encoding zinc ribbon domain-containing protein has translation MEKSSFWDDLGNTLTRKAKGLSSRAENLYEIQKIRNKLSAQERMTEKLMMDIGKMIYTRYEQGEAVDGETGAICEEISQHMLEADHYRDAIAASKGEKFCPACHKAVMREASFCPYCGAACPTAELEEKAADVIEQADEELREAAEAEVTEVSETAEEPEAEEAAEEAAEVVETAETAEASETEASGSDPESEVESAETEEPAADPENTETTEEKTE, from the coding sequence ATGGAAAAAAGCAGTTTTTGGGATGATCTGGGAAACACACTGACAAGAAAGGCAAAGGGCTTAAGTTCCAGGGCAGAGAATCTCTATGAGATCCAGAAGATCCGTAACAAGCTCTCTGCACAGGAGCGTATGACCGAAAAGCTGATGATGGATATCGGAAAGATGATCTATACACGTTATGAGCAGGGAGAAGCCGTTGACGGTGAGACGGGAGCTATCTGCGAGGAGATCAGCCAGCATATGCTGGAGGCAGATCACTACAGAGATGCGATCGCTGCCAGCAAAGGGGAGAAGTTTTGCCCGGCCTGCCATAAGGCGGTGATGCGGGAGGCCAGCTTCTGTCCGTATTGCGGAGCGGCGTGTCCTACAGCGGAGCTGGAAGAGAAAGCGGCCGATGTGATCGAGCAGGCAGATGAGGAACTGAGAGAGGCTGCTGAGGCAGAGGTGACAGAAGTATCGGAGACAGCAGAAGAGCCGGAAGCAGAAGAAGCTGCAGAAGAAGCTGCAGAAGTAGTGGAAACAGCAGAAACCGCAGAAGCATCAGAAACAGAAGCATCAGGATCGGATCCGGAATCGGAAGTGGAATCTGCAGAAACAGAGGAGCCTGCGGCTGATCCGGAAAATACAGAAACAACAGAAGAAAAAACAGAATAA